One Chordicoccus furentiruminis DNA window includes the following coding sequences:
- a CDS encoding head-tail connector protein, translating into MIFTIEEARDILRIDGSDNDAIIIPLVSAIPPYLEATTGYTPADGSFSPVARTVGQFLLQLWYYGENADTDKLQRVIDCLLKALSAERGTA; encoded by the coding sequence ATGATTTTCACGATTGAAGAAGCCCGCGACATTTTACGCATAGACGGCAGCGACAACGACGCAATCATTATTCCGCTTGTGTCTGCTATTCCGCCATACCTTGAAGCAACGACAGGTTACACCCCCGCCGACGGCAGCTTTTCACCCGTTGCGCGGACGGTGGGGCAATTCCTGTTGCAGCTATGGTATTACGGCGAGAATGCGGACACGGACAAGCTACAGCGCGTTATAGACTGCCTTTTGAAAGCGTTATCAGCGGAGCGCGGCACGGCATGA
- a CDS encoding phage major capsid protein codes for MKHETQTRCYEVRAADKPLTLTGVAVVFNQPADLGSIKEVIAPDALRGLDLNDIVLITNHDGGQIPLARSPKTLSLTVTEQGLEMSAELPDTEQARAVYEAVKRGDLSQMSFAFDIGAADYDEQTQTRTITQISKVYEISIVNYAAYTQTHVEARKAQEEEKAMFNPITASLEKGSTATDTHNTPEYRTAFYKTLMGKELTDAESRAYEAAQAEKRADAFNTLSSSAAVVPTTTLNEVVKQARGVNGLFDEIRLFSVPNNLSVPVGTPGDAASWHTEGAAVERKDVTTAAVTFTGRELIKVMSMSAAVKRMDISAFERYITDELKASIADAIGAAIVSGTGSGQPTGILSGVTWNNKNRIQTASLTADNLLSAIALLPAGYAAGAKFAMSTATLFGTVYPLKDGDGRYFFTDPERGGVRRLFGFEIVLDDNIPAGTILFGNFRYYGVNIPQGVAVEVSRESGFTSGLIDYRALCIADGKPIVPGAFVKVEVQAAG; via the coding sequence ATGAAGCATGAAACACAGACCCGTTGTTATGAAGTCCGGGCAGCGGACAAGCCCCTGACCCTGACCGGCGTTGCCGTGGTATTCAATCAGCCCGCCGATTTAGGCAGCATCAAAGAGGTTATCGCCCCGGACGCATTGCGCGGGCTTGACCTGAACGACATTGTATTGATTACCAATCACGACGGCGGACAGATACCCCTTGCGAGAAGCCCGAAAACCCTTTCCCTGACCGTCACAGAACAGGGGCTTGAAATGTCGGCGGAACTGCCGGACACGGAACAGGCGCGGGCGGTATATGAAGCCGTCAAGCGGGGCGACCTGTCGCAAATGTCCTTTGCGTTCGATATAGGCGCGGCGGACTATGACGAGCAGACGCAGACCCGCACAATTACCCAAATCAGCAAAGTTTATGAAATCAGTATCGTAAACTATGCGGCGTACACTCAAACCCATGTAGAAGCGCGAAAAGCGCAGGAGGAGGAAAAAGCTATGTTCAATCCCATTACCGCAAGCCTTGAAAAAGGCAGCACCGCAACCGACACCCACAACACCCCGGAATACCGCACGGCGTTCTATAAGACCCTTATGGGCAAGGAACTGACCGACGCGGAAAGCCGCGCCTATGAAGCCGCGCAGGCGGAGAAACGCGCCGACGCTTTCAACACGCTTTCCAGTTCCGCCGCCGTCGTTCCTACCACAACCCTGAATGAAGTTGTGAAGCAGGCGCGGGGCGTGAACGGCTTGTTTGATGAAATCCGCCTGTTCTCTGTCCCGAACAATCTTTCCGTTCCCGTCGGAACCCCCGGCGACGCTGCAAGCTGGCACACCGAGGGCGCAGCCGTGGAGCGCAAGGACGTGACAACCGCCGCCGTCACCTTTACCGGGCGGGAGCTTATCAAGGTTATGTCCATGTCCGCCGCCGTAAAGCGCATGGATATTTCCGCGTTTGAGCGTTATATCACGGACGAACTGAAAGCAAGCATCGCGGACGCTATCGGCGCGGCTATCGTTTCCGGCACGGGCAGTGGACAGCCCACGGGCATTCTGTCCGGCGTGACGTGGAACAACAAAAACCGCATTCAGACCGCAAGCCTGACCGCCGACAACCTGCTTTCCGCTATCGCCCTGTTGCCCGCCGGGTATGCAGCCGGGGCAAAGTTCGCAATGTCCACGGCAACCCTGTTCGGCACGGTTTACCCGCTGAAAGACGGGGACGGGCGTTATTTCTTCACCGACCCGGAGCGCGGCGGCGTCCGTCGCCTGTTCGGTTTTGAAATCGTGCTTGACGACAATATCCCCGCCGGAACTATCCTGTTCGGCAATTTCCGCTATTACGGCGTGAATATCCCGCAGGGCGTTGCGGTAGAGGTTAGCAGGGAAAGCGGCTTTACAAGCGGACTGATTGACTACAGGGCGCTTTGTATCGCGGACGGCAAGCCCATTGTACCGGGCGCGTTCGTCAAGGTTGAGGTACAGGCGGCGGGCTAA
- a CDS encoding alanine/glycine:cation symporter family protein, giving the protein MMQAVSNFIHAFDNLVWGIPMLVLLLGTGIFLSARLGFLQFRRFGFIMKHTVGRLFGSRNADSRDGTLTPVQALTTALAGTVGTGNIAGVAGAIALGGPGAIFWMWVAALFGMCTKYAEILLAVHFRKKNVRGDFVGGPMYYIENGLGARWHWLAVLFSVFGMIAALGTGCMTQINTIAASIGSVFQSFRPGLDDGTLTFIYAFVGVAAAILTILVLFGGLKRIGSVTERLVPVMALIYILAALAVVFTHLSSVGPAFAQIFKGAFRPSAISGGLAGVAMQQAMKAGFGRGIFSNEAGLGTAPIAHAAADVTHPVHQAMYGVFEVFADTIVICTLTALSILVSGAAAGHYGRAAGSELTIEAFGATFGPRLASVIVALCITMFAYSTLLSWSLYGGRCMEFLFGARGMAVYQAIYVVFVVVGATVELDLAWQIADSANALMAIPNLIAVLFLSPTVVRLTRNYFGQHAPDGRRAE; this is encoded by the coding sequence ATGATGCAGGCAGTTTCAAACTTTATCCATGCATTTGACAATCTCGTCTGGGGTATCCCGATGCTGGTTCTTCTTCTCGGAACCGGCATTTTTCTTTCCGCGCGCCTCGGCTTTCTTCAGTTCCGCCGTTTCGGCTTCATCATGAAGCATACCGTGGGCCGTCTCTTCGGCTCGCGGAACGCAGACAGCCGGGACGGGACGCTGACGCCGGTTCAGGCACTGACGACCGCGCTGGCAGGAACCGTCGGCACGGGCAATATCGCCGGCGTGGCCGGGGCCATCGCGCTGGGCGGACCGGGCGCCATCTTCTGGATGTGGGTCGCGGCTCTGTTCGGGATGTGCACAAAATACGCGGAGATTCTGCTGGCGGTTCATTTCCGGAAGAAAAACGTCCGGGGCGACTTCGTCGGCGGTCCGATGTACTATATCGAAAACGGACTGGGCGCCCGCTGGCACTGGCTGGCTGTGCTGTTCAGTGTCTTCGGGATGATCGCCGCGCTTGGCACAGGATGCATGACGCAGATCAACACAATCGCCGCGTCCATCGGATCCGTCTTTCAGTCCTTCCGGCCCGGCCTCGATGACGGCACGCTGACCTTTATCTACGCCTTCGTCGGTGTGGCCGCCGCCATCCTCACGATCCTCGTCCTGTTCGGCGGACTTAAGCGGATCGGATCCGTCACGGAGCGGCTCGTCCCGGTGATGGCGCTGATCTACATTCTGGCCGCGCTGGCCGTCGTCTTCACGCACCTCTCCTCCGTCGGCCCGGCTTTCGCGCAGATTTTCAAAGGCGCCTTCCGGCCCTCCGCCATCAGCGGAGGGCTCGCCGGTGTCGCGATGCAGCAGGCCATGAAGGCGGGATTCGGCCGGGGGATTTTCTCAAACGAGGCCGGTCTCGGCACCGCTCCGATCGCCCACGCGGCGGCGGACGTCACGCATCCTGTGCATCAGGCGATGTACGGCGTCTTCGAGGTCTTCGCCGACACGATCGTGATCTGCACGCTGACCGCACTTTCGATTCTGGTCTCCGGGGCGGCCGCCGGCCACTACGGCCGGGCCGCCGGCTCGGAGCTTACGATCGAAGCCTTCGGCGCCACCTTCGGCCCCCGGCTCGCCTCCGTCATCGTCGCACTCTGCATCACGATGTTCGCGTACTCGACGCTGCTGTCATGGAGTCTCTACGGCGGACGCTGCATGGAATTTCTCTTCGGTGCCCGCGGGATGGCAGTCTATCAGGCGATCTACGTCGTCTTCGTCGTGGTCGGCGCCACAGTGGAACTGGATCTGGCATGGCAGATCGCGGACAGCGCCAACGCACTGATGGCGATTCCGAACCTGATCGCGGTGCTCTTCCTCTCGCCGACCGTCGTCCGGCTGACCCGGAACTATTTCGGGCAGCACGCGCCGGACGGACGCCGCGCAGAATAA
- a CDS encoding 4Fe-4S binding protein, giving the protein MKKLIITDKNACQACLACEAACSTAFYKEFDPDKSCIRITAKPDGSPLPKVCLQCGKCARTCPSGAIKQNAKGTYIIDKKLCTGCGECVKVCPMHVMVKAPDKPYTSKCIACGICAKACPMGILAVVEK; this is encoded by the coding sequence ATGAAAAAACTGATCATCACGGACAAGAACGCATGTCAGGCATGTCTCGCCTGCGAAGCAGCGTGCTCCACGGCCTTTTACAAGGAATTTGACCCTGACAAATCCTGCATCCGGATCACGGCGAAGCCTGACGGCTCCCCGCTGCCGAAAGTCTGCCTGCAGTGCGGCAAGTGCGCGCGTACCTGCCCGAGCGGCGCAATCAAGCAGAACGCGAAGGGAACCTATATCATCGATAAAAAGCTCTGCACCGGCTGCGGCGAGTGCGTGAAGGTCTGCCCGATGCATGTGATGGTCAAGGCGCCGGACAAGCCGTACACCTCCAAGTGCATTGCCTGCGGCATCTGCGCGAAGGCATGTCCGATGGGAATCCTCGCTGTCGTGGAAAAATAA
- a CDS encoding helix-turn-helix domain-containing protein, with protein sequence MEKPALTIKETAKEFQFPEYAIRTLVKRGAFPVIQVGNRCYITREIFADYIKKGGETFAASR encoded by the coding sequence GTGGAAAAGCCCGCATTGACCATAAAGGAAACCGCAAAAGAATTCCAGTTCCCGGAATACGCAATCAGAACACTTGTGAAGCGCGGGGCGTTCCCCGTCATTCAAGTGGGAAACCGCTGCTATATCACACGGGAAATCTTTGCAGACTACATCAAGAAAGGGGGCGAAACCTTTGCTGCTTCACGTTGA
- a CDS encoding kinase has product MRLERIQKYLKQKGWDYAYGEENGCGSIDFWHKGLSYHIWEYPPEEPGCESNVRSVGRQEEFEGDYEQQILDILKTW; this is encoded by the coding sequence ATGCGGCTGGAACGGATTCAGAAGTATCTGAAACAGAAGGGCTGGGATTACGCCTATGGGGAGGAAAACGGCTGCGGCAGCATCGATTTCTGGCATAAAGGGCTGTCATATCACATCTGGGAATACCCGCCGGAGGAACCGGGCTGTGAGAGCAACGTCCGTTCGGTAGGCCGGCAGGAGGAGTTCGAGGGGGACTACGAGCAGCAGATCCTCGATATTCTGAAGACGTGGTGA
- a CDS encoding phage portal protein, with protein MSILSSLFRPKQTPPQAVIEINNTFSSFSGTAYGNAAFRAAVDAIGRHTAKLQAHSDDSGLENLLNTAPNAYMSGYDLLYKTAAAYFTNNNAFLLLARDDTGRITAVYPITPQSVEFVPGTDGALYLDCLFPDGRQVLFPYADIIHLRRHFLTNDLLGDGNAPLFPLLDTAETLNQGISASVKNGTSIRGVLKFTSLVNPAQVKTEKEQFVSDYFNPANSGGVAATDQRFDFVPTNVTPYSIPQEQVEAVNKQIFDYLGVNGKIISGSYTENEFSAFYESVVEPFALQLSQEFHLKSGAAITFTAERMEFSSAATKIKLLHEAAPLGLLTVNEARRILALPPVEDGDRRLQSLNYVSAEKADAYQLEESEVNTDEA; from the coding sequence ATGAGCATTTTATCAAGCCTGTTCCGACCGAAACAGACCCCGCCGCAAGCCGTGATTGAGATAAACAACACGTTTTCCAGTTTCAGCGGCACAGCATACGGAAACGCAGCGTTCCGCGCAGCCGTGGACGCTATCGGCAGGCACACGGCAAAATTACAGGCGCACAGCGACGACAGCGGCCTTGAAAACCTGCTGAATACCGCCCCGAACGCTTATATGTCCGGGTATGACCTGCTGTATAAGACAGCGGCGGCATACTTTACAAATAACAATGCGTTCCTGCTGCTTGCCCGCGACGACACCGGGCGCATTACGGCAGTTTATCCGATCACCCCGCAAAGCGTCGAGTTTGTCCCCGGCACGGACGGCGCATTATATCTTGACTGCCTGTTCCCGGACGGCAGACAGGTTTTGTTCCCCTATGCCGATATTATCCATTTGCGGCGGCATTTCCTGACCAACGATCTGTTAGGCGACGGGAACGCGCCGTTGTTCCCGCTGCTTGATACGGCGGAAACGCTCAATCAAGGTATATCGGCAAGCGTGAAAAATGGAACAAGCATTCGCGGCGTTCTGAAATTTACGTCGCTTGTCAATCCGGCGCAGGTGAAAACGGAAAAGGAACAGTTCGTTTCCGACTATTTCAACCCGGCGAATTCCGGCGGCGTGGCGGCAACCGATCAACGCTTTGACTTTGTTCCTACCAATGTAACCCCGTACAGCATCCCGCAAGAACAGGTTGAAGCCGTGAACAAGCAGATATTCGACTATTTAGGCGTAAACGGGAAAATCATTTCCGGCAGCTATACGGAAAACGAATTCAGCGCGTTCTATGAAAGCGTAGTGGAACCGTTCGCCTTGCAGCTTTCGCAGGAATTCCACCTGAAAAGCGGCGCGGCGATCACGTTCACAGCGGAACGCATGGAGTTTTCCAGCGCGGCAACGAAAATCAAGCTGCTGCATGAAGCCGCTCCGTTAGGGCTTTTGACCGTTAATGAAGCCCGCCGCATTTTGGCATTACCGCCCGTCGAGGACGGCGACAGGCGTTTGCAATCCCTGAACTATGTTTCCGCTGAAAAAGCGGACGCATACCAACTTGAAGAAAGCGAGGTAAACACCGATGAAGCATGA
- a CDS encoding tyrosine-type recombinase/integrase — protein MASIRKRGDTYTITAYMGYDESGKQRKKTTTFRPPDGVTPGKAEKLAKAFAATWEDKIRGYVALDENRTLSELAEWYYSTVAPQTLKPNVLVNYRKGVYDHIIPVLGREKLKNITAPMLDSLFAELQKSGNMEQSFKLKDRALLDGFKRQELADKAGVSRSAIYNALQGKTMGRDHAEKIAAAIGMPLNKAFDDMTEKRGLSGASTNKLKLNLSAIFTAAVKKEIMRRNPCKLATPPKVDTAPAAYLNEEQCRELLDILSAQDDFQFEVIINLLIASGMRAGELSALYWEDINLDTGMMFIRHTLVRVDGVYIRQEPKTEDSTRRIVLPEYIIDLLKRHKTEQAKRRLQSGGTWKNAELVFTNNSGGFYLGGNINQKLKRVIKGTDLPQDIHLHTMRHTHASLLINSDIAARVIADRLGHSTTKTTLDTYSHVFAESEARAMQAIDMKLFRKTN, from the coding sequence ATGGCAAGTATCAGGAAGCGCGGCGACACTTACACCATAACCGCATACATGGGTTATGATGAAAGCGGGAAGCAGCGCAAGAAAACAACGACGTTCCGCCCGCCGGACGGTGTAACGCCGGGGAAAGCGGAAAAGTTGGCAAAGGCGTTCGCGGCAACGTGGGAAGATAAAATCCGGGGCTATGTCGCCCTTGATGAAAACAGGACGCTTTCAGAATTGGCAGAATGGTACTATTCCACGGTTGCGCCGCAAACCTTAAAGCCGAACGTGCTTGTAAACTACCGCAAGGGCGTTTATGACCACATTATCCCGGTGTTAGGGCGTGAAAAGCTAAAGAACATTACCGCGCCCATGCTCGACAGCCTTTTTGCAGAATTGCAGAAATCCGGCAATATGGAACAGTCGTTCAAGCTGAAAGACAGGGCATTGCTTGACGGCTTCAAGCGTCAGGAACTTGCAGACAAAGCAGGTGTCAGCCGTTCCGCCATATATAACGCCTTGCAGGGCAAGACAATGGGACGTGACCACGCCGAAAAGATAGCGGCGGCAATCGGGATGCCGTTAAACAAGGCATTTGACGATATGACAGAAAAGCGGGGATTGTCCGGGGCTTCTACAAACAAACTGAAATTGAACCTGTCCGCCATATTCACGGCGGCGGTCAAGAAAGAAATCATGCGCCGGAACCCGTGCAAGCTTGCCACGCCGCCTAAAGTCGATACAGCCCCCGCCGCATATCTGAATGAAGAACAATGCCGGGAACTGTTAGACATTCTTTCAGCACAAGACGATTTTCAGTTTGAAGTCATTATCAATTTGCTGATAGCGTCAGGAATGCGGGCGGGCGAATTGTCCGCGCTCTATTGGGAAGATATAAACCTCGATACAGGCATGATGTTTATACGTCATACGCTTGTCAGGGTTGACGGGGTGTATATCAGGCAGGAACCGAAAACAGAGGACAGCACACGGCGAATTGTCTTGCCGGAATACATCATTGACTTGCTGAAACGCCACAAGACAGAACAGGCAAAGCGGCGGTTGCAGTCCGGCGGGACGTGGAAAAACGCGGAACTGGTATTCACGAACAATTCCGGCGGCTTCTACCTCGGCGGGAATATCAATCAAAAGCTGAAACGGGTTATCAAAGGAACAGACTTGCCGCAAGACATACACTTGCACACGATGCGGCACACACACGCTTCATTGCTCATTAACTCCGATATAGCCGCCCGCGTGATTGCCGACAGGTTAGGGCATAGCACAACGAAAACGACGCTTGACACATACAGCCACGTTTTCGCGGAAAGTGAAGCAAGGGCAATGCAGGCTATTGACATGAAGCTGTTCCGCAAGACGAACTAA
- a CDS encoding helix-turn-helix domain-containing protein: MPKTRKGSSIELYNSHFAATLRELMEQHGTTQKELAEAVNVRPQTLSLYTTGETQPNVDKLLKIAEYFNVTTDYLITGTILEDIPVREMLGLSERTVENMKLIKDGYFEDAPYMLPLLDRLLGDKDFYLALEQAATWYGRKRQLEAADGDTENESEFCEWKAAKYMETYLLDFMRANMNIQ, encoded by the coding sequence ATGCCGAAAACAAGAAAAGGTTCATCTATCGAACTATACAATTCCCATTTTGCGGCGACGTTGCGTGAATTGATGGAACAGCACGGAACGACACAGAAAGAACTTGCTGAAGCTGTGAACGTTCGCCCGCAAACCCTTTCCCTTTATACGACGGGGGAAACACAGCCCAACGTGGACAAGCTGTTGAAGATCGCGGAATACTTCAATGTGACGACGGATTATCTTATTACAGGAACCATTCTTGAAGATATTCCCGTCCGTGAAATGCTCGGCCTGTCGGAACGGACAGTCGAAAACATGAAGCTGATAAAAGACGGTTATTTTGAAGATGCTCCCTATATGCTGCCCCTGCTTGATCGCCTGTTAGGGGATAAAGACTTTTACCTTGCATTGGAACAGGCGGCGACATGGTACGGCAGGAAACGGCAGCTTGAAGCAGCAGACGGCGACACAGAGAATGAAAGCGAATTCTGCGAATGGAAAGCTGCAAAGTACATGGAAACGTATTTGCTTGACTTCATGCGGGCAAATATGAATATACAATAA
- a CDS encoding HNH endonuclease yields the protein MTQQEFYHSRAWKRLSRAFLLSRNYICERCGKPAEIAHHRTYLTAENLLDPDVSLNPANLEALCRDCHNAEHFGQGGATAAGLAFDDNGNLVKAR from the coding sequence ATGACACAGCAAGAATTCTATCATTCAAGGGCATGGAAACGGCTTTCACGGGCGTTCCTGCTGTCAAGGAACTATATATGCGAGCGTTGCGGCAAGCCCGCTGAAATCGCCCATCATAGAACCTACCTGACGGCGGAAAACCTGCTTGACCCGGATGTTTCCTTGAACCCCGCCAACCTTGAAGCCCTTTGCCGTGACTGTCACAACGCGGAACATTTTGGACAGGGCGGCGCGACGGCGGCGGGGCTTGCCTTTGATGATAACGGAAATTTAGTGAAAGCGAGGTAA
- a CDS encoding phage/plasmid primase, P4 family, with protein MLLHVDRYKFNIKPERGEIGGIKSRFTKSASIKDMNVKQIAAALTAGKTIQPGVCPFSERSRAAGKNGTVKEDFARQTIFLDDIDNKRTDVPIETPAHVAEVLAAHNLKAAFMYDTFNSTDENERFRVAVVCGEEITDKDERDRIQRALIALFPQSDTDCTNADRIFFGTEKGLIDGHTDYEAVCSKADLLALADEMQIPEHPEQEEKAAKEAQAVKESPWTKFGEIIPTGQRHGTLVSFAATVLTKYGITEQAHEIYMQRVAQCEEPKPDDEIEKIWRDACKHYEKNIATNPAYLTPAEYVAQEFAQSVEPTDYTDVGQARVFMAQYGDRLKYSAATKWLVYDGKVWNESELQARKLSQELTDRQLKDARKRLKAARAAEDAAIEAGDEEAEKDAKQAVRAAKEYRSFVLDRRKTSRIAATLTEAEPMAEIAVSELDKDGFLLNTPAGTVDLKTGKMRPHDPQDFITKMTAVSPSLDGMNEWLAFLDRLTCGDRELQDYLQVCSGMEAVGSVYVEKLTVAYGRGGNGKSTFYNAKARAMGDYYGTLSAETLTVNCRKNKSPEYAELRGKRLVIAAELQEGMRLDTAVVKQLCSTDPIQAEKKYKDPFKFLPSHTTVLYTNHLPKVGTNDSGTWDRLVVVPFNARFRGMQGEILNYTEYLLEHCGGAILSWVIEGARKFYAAGFHIEQPECVKRAIAEYRFDNDWLNAFLEECCEVSPEHTQRAGDLFDAYRTHCTDTHEWARGAGDFKAALTGAGFNWRKTAAGAFYYGLKLKSDFEPIVPL; from the coding sequence TTGCTGCTTCACGTTGACAGATACAAATTCAATATCAAGCCGGAACGCGGCGAAATCGGCGGCATAAAGTCCCGGTTCACCAAATCGGCAAGTATTAAGGATATGAACGTCAAGCAGATTGCCGCCGCCCTGACAGCCGGAAAGACCATTCAGCCGGGTGTATGTCCGTTTTCGGAGCGCAGCCGCGCAGCCGGGAAAAATGGAACCGTCAAGGAAGATTTCGCACGGCAGACAATCTTTCTTGACGACATAGACAACAAGCGCACGGACGTTCCCATTGAAACCCCGGCGCACGTTGCGGAAGTATTAGCCGCCCACAATCTGAAAGCGGCGTTCATGTATGACACTTTCAACAGCACCGACGAAAACGAGCGGTTCCGCGTTGCCGTCGTTTGCGGCGAGGAAATCACCGACAAAGACGAACGCGACAGAATACAGCGGGCTTTAATTGCCCTGTTCCCGCAATCTGACACAGATTGCACCAATGCCGACAGAATCTTTTTCGGAACGGAAAAAGGCTTGATTGACGGTCATACCGATTATGAAGCGGTATGCAGTAAAGCCGATCTGTTAGCCCTTGCCGATGAAATGCAGATACCGGAACACCCGGAACAGGAAGAAAAGGCGGCAAAAGAAGCACAGGCGGTGAAAGAATCCCCGTGGACAAAGTTCGGGGAAATCATACCGACCGGACAGCGGCACGGAACGCTTGTTAGCTTTGCGGCAACCGTCCTGACCAAATACGGCATTACCGAACAGGCGCATGAAATCTATATGCAGCGCGTCGCACAATGCGAGGAACCGAAACCGGACGACGAAATAGAAAAGATATGGCGGGACGCCTGCAAGCATTATGAAAAGAATATTGCAACGAATCCGGCCTATCTGACCCCGGCGGAATATGTCGCACAGGAATTTGCGCAGAGCGTTGAACCGACCGATTACACAGACGTAGGACAAGCACGGGTTTTCATGGCGCAGTATGGCGACAGACTGAAATACAGCGCTGCAACAAAATGGCTTGTCTATGACGGCAAAGTATGGAACGAAAGCGAATTGCAGGCGCGGAAGCTGTCGCAGGAATTGACCGACCGACAGTTAAAGGACGCACGGAAGCGGTTAAAAGCTGCCCGCGCTGCCGAGGACGCAGCCATTGAAGCAGGCGACGAGGAAGCCGAAAAAGACGCAAAGCAGGCAGTACGGGCGGCGAAAGAATACCGTTCCTTTGTACTTGACCGCCGGAAAACAAGCCGCATTGCGGCGACGTTGACAGAAGCGGAACCAATGGCTGAAATAGCCGTTTCCGAACTGGACAAAGACGGGTTCCTTTTGAACACACCCGCCGGAACCGTTGACCTGAAAACCGGGAAAATGCGCCCGCATGACCCGCAGGATTTCATAACCAAAATGACAGCGGTTTCCCCGTCGCTTGACGGTATGAACGAATGGCTTGCTTTCCTTGACCGCCTGACTTGCGGCGACCGGGAATTGCAGGATTATTTGCAGGTATGTTCCGGTATGGAAGCCGTCGGCAGCGTTTACGTTGAAAAGCTGACCGTGGCATACGGCAGGGGCGGCAACGGCAAAAGCACGTTCTACAACGCAAAAGCGCGGGCAATGGGCGACTATTACGGCACACTGTCCGCCGAAACCCTGACCGTGAATTGCAGGAAGAACAAAAGCCCTGAATATGCAGAATTGCGCGGCAAGCGTCTTGTCATTGCGGCGGAACTGCAAGAGGGTATGCGCCTTGATACTGCCGTCGTCAAGCAGCTTTGCAGCACTGACCCCATACAGGCGGAAAAGAAGTATAAAGACCCGTTCAAATTCCTGCCATCGCACACAACGGTTCTTTATACAAATCACCTGCCGAAAGTGGGAACCAACGACAGCGGCACATGGGACAGGCTTGTTGTGGTTCCGTTCAACGCCCGTTTCCGTGGTATGCAGGGTGAAATCCTGAATTACACGGAATACCTGCTTGAACATTGCGGCGGCGCTATCCTGTCATGGGTTATTGAGGGCGCACGGAAGTTCTATGCGGCAGGCTTTCATATTGAACAGCCGGAATGTGTCAAACGCGCTATCGCTGAATACCGCTTTGACAATGACTGGTTAAACGCCTTTTTGGAAGAATGTTGCGAGGTTTCCCCGGAACACACGCAACGGGCGGGCGATCTGTTCGACGCATACCGGACGCATTGCACCGATACGCACGAATGGGCGCGGGGCGCAGGCGACTTCAAAGCAGCACTGACCGGGGCGGGCTTTAATTGGCGCAAGACAGCGGCAGGCGCGTTCTATTACGGGCTGAAATTAAAGTCTGACTTTGAACCAATCGTCCCGCTTTGA